From the genome of Leptolyngbya iicbica LK, one region includes:
- a CDS encoding serine/threonine-protein kinase, which yields MTHSATVTQSKTQTHPRPFYLRWQTLLAGGCLSLAALFTAINSPLLAQWERELQTLFFELRGPRVAPDDIVILAIDDESLSQVEHYRSDPVQYADLEPIQQWPWQREAYAIVIERLLAAGAKSVSLDIILSTDSAYGPADDDRLIQVLDKYGDRVTLAMLYNESQTRQGTMFQPTLPLDKFQQTGIHLGNINFPLEADGRIHRQGHTYFEELARSPLVTNFGDDSAAPLSAQQSFAQATLTAAQVPMPQARGDGIQFHGPVKTFEHIPFWYVLDSDPWENYLDSGAALQDKIVLIGSTSEVHQDFHNVPFAQSAGYPLKMPGVEILANDIATLQAGAAIQTLIPHSGWRAVFTLAVGTGFLLLLVRRDRTLYRLIWTAVAGVSWLAISFVGFTAFGVFLPIAGVTIALFTTGGCYSVASLISEQMRKQRFRQTLAQYATSPIVQEIISQEEDFQDLLEARQAEVVGTILAARYQVQAVLGAGGFSETYTAADTQRPGNPLCVVKRLRILSDDPKSHQLAHRLFVAEAQTLERLGHHNQIPRLLAHFQTGVSFYLVEELIEGNMLKEELSSRHPKSAAWVMNFLLDILPVVEFVHQQGVIHRDIKPSNLIRRAGDGRLVLIDFGSVKELPNQLAETEPHITSTIGIGTKGYMPSEQSAGMPRFSSDLYAIGITAIEALTGISPYKLQYDDRGDVIWQYCVPDLHPTLAAVISKMVRYDFSQRYDSATAVLAALREIPVTLPDTALIRDQVAIEMSPQGTEDDDDCWDEPTGYLPTDWAADTEQDSRVG from the coding sequence ATGACTCATTCGGCAACGGTTACTCAGTCCAAAACGCAGACCCATCCTCGGCCTTTTTATCTCCGGTGGCAAACGCTGCTAGCCGGGGGATGTTTGTCACTAGCCGCGCTCTTCACGGCCATCAATAGTCCCCTTTTGGCCCAGTGGGAGCGAGAACTGCAAACGCTGTTTTTTGAACTGCGGGGGCCTCGGGTGGCGCCTGACGATATTGTGATTTTGGCAATTGATGATGAGTCACTGTCTCAGGTCGAGCATTATCGCAGCGACCCGGTGCAATACGCCGACCTAGAGCCGATTCAACAGTGGCCCTGGCAACGAGAAGCCTATGCGATCGTCATTGAGCGCTTACTGGCCGCCGGGGCCAAATCGGTGTCTCTCGATATTATTTTGTCGACGGACAGTGCCTATGGACCAGCGGATGACGATCGCTTAATCCAAGTGCTGGACAAATATGGCGATCGCGTCACCCTGGCCATGCTGTATAACGAAAGTCAAACCCGTCAGGGCACCATGTTTCAGCCAACGCTGCCCCTCGACAAGTTTCAGCAGACGGGCATTCATCTGGGCAACATCAACTTCCCACTCGAAGCAGATGGTCGCATTCATCGTCAGGGTCACACATATTTTGAGGAGCTGGCGCGATCGCCTTTAGTCACTAACTTTGGGGATGACTCGGCGGCGCCCTTATCGGCTCAGCAGAGTTTTGCCCAAGCCACCTTGACTGCGGCCCAGGTGCCTATGCCCCAGGCTCGCGGGGATGGCATTCAGTTTCACGGTCCGGTCAAAACCTTTGAGCACATTCCTTTCTGGTATGTCTTAGACAGTGATCCCTGGGAAAATTATCTCGACTCCGGGGCGGCCTTGCAGGACAAAATTGTGCTGATCGGCTCTACCTCGGAGGTGCACCAAGACTTTCATAATGTGCCCTTTGCCCAAAGTGCTGGATATCCGCTGAAGATGCCTGGGGTCGAAATTTTGGCCAACGATATCGCTACTTTGCAGGCGGGGGCGGCCATTCAGACTCTGATCCCCCATTCGGGATGGCGAGCGGTCTTTACCCTAGCGGTGGGAACGGGATTTTTACTGTTGCTGGTGCGCCGCGATCGCACCCTCTATCGGTTGATCTGGACGGCGGTCGCGGGTGTTAGTTGGTTGGCAATTAGCTTTGTTGGGTTCACTGCCTTTGGAGTGTTCTTACCCATTGCGGGGGTCACCATCGCGTTGTTTACCACGGGTGGCTGCTACAGCGTCGCGAGCCTTATTAGTGAACAAATGCGCAAGCAGCGGTTCCGCCAAACCCTGGCGCAATATGCCACCTCGCCCATCGTGCAAGAAATCATTAGCCAGGAAGAGGACTTTCAAGATCTGTTAGAAGCGCGCCAAGCCGAAGTCGTCGGCACGATTTTGGCGGCTCGGTATCAGGTGCAGGCCGTCCTCGGGGCGGGGGGTTTTAGTGAAACCTATACTGCTGCCGATACCCAGCGCCCTGGCAATCCCCTTTGCGTGGTGAAACGGCTGCGGATTCTGAGTGATGATCCTAAATCCCACCAACTCGCTCACCGCCTGTTTGTCGCCGAAGCCCAAACCCTAGAGCGGCTCGGCCATCACAATCAAATTCCTCGCCTGCTGGCGCACTTCCAAACGGGGGTGTCTTTTTATCTGGTGGAAGAATTGATCGAGGGCAACATGCTGAAGGAAGAACTCAGCTCGCGGCACCCTAAATCTGCCGCCTGGGTGATGAACTTTTTGCTGGATATTTTGCCCGTGGTGGAATTTGTGCATCAGCAAGGGGTGATTCACCGCGATATCAAACCTTCTAACCTGATTCGGCGGGCCGGTGATGGGCGTCTGGTGCTGATTGACTTTGGCTCGGTGAAAGAACTGCCCAACCAACTGGCCGAAACTGAGCCCCACATCACTTCCACCATCGGCATTGGGACCAAAGGTTACATGCCGAGTGAGCAGTCGGCCGGGATGCCGCGCTTTAGCAGTGACCTTTACGCGATTGGGATTACGGCGATCGAAGCGCTGACCGGGATTTCGCCCTACAAACTGCAATACGACGATCGCGGCGATGTGATTTGGCAATACTGCGTGCCTGATCTGCATCCCACCCTGGCGGCGGTGATTAGCAAAATGGTGCGGTATGACTTTTCTCAGCGCTATGACTCCGCCACCGCTGTTCTGGCCGCTCTGCGAGAGATCCCTGTCACCCTGCCGGATACGGCCCTGATCCGCGACCAGGTTGCGATCGAAATGAGCCCACAAGGTACGGAAGATGATGACGATTGTTGGGATGAGCCTACGGGTTATTTGCCGACCGATTGGGCTGCCGATACCGAACAAGACAGTCGTGTCGGGTGA
- the rnc gene encoding ribonuclease III — translation MASLPSFQNAMLLTQAMTHKSYARENPDAGGDNERLEFLGDAILTFLCGEFLFARYPDKSEGELTPLRASLVDATQLGKFAQHLSLQIHLRLGKGVEGSGGRTNARLLSSAFEALVGAYFLDQRSQIAPVRAFVFPLFEAVVDDLADPTRNINEKSALQEWSLGRTGDIPIYEIVEESGPDHAKEFTAVVSIRDTVYGQGQGRRKQDAEKAAARNALRDLGLL, via the coding sequence ATGGCGAGTCTGCCATCATTTCAGAATGCGATGTTGTTGACCCAGGCGATGACTCACAAGTCTTACGCGCGAGAAAATCCCGATGCGGGGGGCGATAACGAGCGGCTGGAGTTTTTGGGTGATGCCATTCTCACCTTTCTCTGTGGGGAATTTTTGTTTGCCCGCTATCCCGACAAGTCTGAGGGAGAACTGACGCCCCTGCGGGCTTCGCTGGTGGATGCCACACAACTCGGCAAGTTTGCCCAGCACCTCTCGCTGCAAATCCACCTACGGCTAGGCAAAGGCGTGGAAGGCAGTGGCGGGCGCACCAATGCCCGCTTGCTAAGTAGTGCCTTTGAGGCGTTGGTCGGGGCGTACTTTTTGGATCAGCGATCGCAGATTGCGCCCGTGCGCGCGTTTGTGTTTCCGCTATTTGAGGCCGTGGTGGATGATTTGGCCGATCCCACCCGCAACATCAATGAGAAGAGCGCGCTGCAGGAATGGTCTCTGGGGCGAACTGGCGATATTCCCATCTATGAGATTGTGGAAGAGTCGGGGCCAGACCACGCGAAAGAGTTCACCGCTGTTGTGAGCATTCGCGATACGGTCTATGGTCAGGGGCAAGGACGGCGCAAACAGGACGCAGAGAAAGCCGCTGCCCGGAATGCTCTCCGAGATTTAGGCTTGTTATAA
- a CDS encoding amidohydrolase family protein: MMMDYVIENATLVGQPGRWAIALQDGKIAAVQPTLQVAAHHTLDAQGQLLIPGLVDGHIHLDKAFLLKQAPAQAGDFAEALATTLRLKQQYTLEDIQQRSRTVLEQAIAFGITAMRSHVEVDPILGLKSMEALLPLKNEYQAGITLQLAVFAQEGITNQPGTAALLREAMAMGGDVIGSAPYVDPDPQRNIEIIFDIAEEFDCDVDFHLDFLDNDEPLQLPLVIAETRKRQWQGRVCLGHMTKLAGLPPKRLRAIAAELQAAGIAVLALPASDLYMMSRQDTYNVRRGVAPLHQLAEWGVTVGTATNNIQNLFTPFGDGDVLKIATLLANVLQLGTTAQHEVCLDWVTQQGARAIGIDNYGVEPGCAADLVLLGATSASEAIATAPPSRTVFKAGTIVAQTQLQSQTFWAAAAVG; this comes from the coding sequence ATGATGATGGATTATGTCATTGAGAATGCTACGCTCGTCGGACAGCCCGGACGATGGGCGATCGCGTTGCAAGATGGCAAGATTGCCGCCGTCCAACCAACGCTGCAGGTGGCGGCACACCACACCCTCGACGCCCAAGGCCAACTGCTCATTCCCGGTTTAGTCGATGGCCATATCCATTTAGACAAAGCATTTTTGTTGAAACAAGCACCCGCCCAAGCGGGCGATTTTGCGGAGGCGTTAGCAACCACATTGCGACTCAAGCAGCAATACACGCTTGAAGATATTCAACAGCGATCGCGCACGGTGCTAGAGCAGGCGATCGCCTTTGGCATCACGGCCATGCGTAGTCACGTCGAGGTGGACCCGATTTTAGGGCTGAAATCCATGGAAGCCCTGCTGCCGTTGAAAAACGAATATCAAGCGGGCATCACCCTGCAATTAGCCGTGTTTGCCCAAGAGGGCATCACCAACCAACCCGGCACGGCAGCGCTATTGCGAGAGGCAATGGCAATGGGCGGCGACGTGATTGGGTCAGCTCCCTACGTCGATCCCGATCCCCAGCGCAATATTGAGATTATCTTTGACATTGCCGAAGAGTTTGACTGCGACGTTGACTTTCACCTCGATTTTTTGGACAACGATGAACCGTTGCAGCTGCCCCTAGTGATTGCCGAAACCCGCAAGCGCCAGTGGCAAGGCCGCGTCTGTTTGGGGCATATGACCAAGCTCGCGGGGCTACCGCCAAAACGGTTGAGAGCGATCGCGGCGGAGCTACAAGCGGCGGGCATTGCGGTACTGGCTCTCCCCGCTTCGGATCTTTATATGATGTCGCGCCAAGACACTTACAACGTCCGTCGCGGCGTCGCACCCCTGCACCAGCTCGCCGAGTGGGGCGTGACCGTCGGCACCGCCACCAACAATATTCAAAACCTGTTTACGCCCTTTGGCGATGGCGACGTGCTGAAAATCGCGACCTTGCTAGCCAACGTCTTGCAATTGGGCACCACGGCACAGCACGAGGTCTGTCTGGACTGGGTGACGCAGCAGGGAGCCCGCGCGATCGGGATTGACAACTATGGGGTAGAACCCGGCTGTGCCGCAGATTTAGTGTTGCTCGGCGCAACCTCAGCCTCGGAAGCGATCGCCACGGCCCCCCCCAGCCGCACCGTTTTCAAAGCGGGCACAATCGTCGCCCAAACCCAGCTCCAGTCTCAGACCTTTTGGGCAGCGGCAGCAGTCGGGTAA